A single region of the Microlunatus panaciterrae genome encodes:
- a CDS encoding nicotinate phosphoribosyltransferase has protein sequence MPTTALLTDHYELTMLRAALKAGTASRRSVFELFPRRLPPGRRYGVVAGVGRALRALSHFRFDDESCQFLRDRAIVDQETADWLADYRFGGQIWGYPEGEIYFPGSPLVIVEGSFAEGVLLETVLLSIYNHDSAIASAASRMTAMAGDRPCIEMGSRRTQELAAVAAARAAYIAGFSATSNLEAGRRYQVPTTGTAAHSFTLLHSSERDAFAAQIDALGEDTTLLVDTFDVFEAVRTGVELTNGRLGAVRLDSGDLALLAKQVRELLDSLGATRTRIIVTSDLDEWNIASLAGAPVDGYGVGTALVTGSGHPTSGFVYKLVARAESSEPDAPLVSVAKKSSQKISIGGRKFALRRLDAAGVARMELIGVGAPPPGDHNDRPLLVQLVRDGEIVGSETLEASRQRHFRTRAELPMEALKMSRGEPVIETRFLEPGGVEAVNPFADSEVKGTP, from the coding sequence GTGCCGACGACGGCGCTGCTGACCGACCACTACGAGCTGACGATGCTGCGGGCAGCGCTCAAGGCCGGCACCGCCAGCAGACGGAGCGTGTTCGAGCTGTTCCCCCGACGACTGCCGCCCGGTCGCCGGTACGGGGTGGTGGCCGGTGTCGGTCGGGCGCTGCGAGCCCTGTCGCATTTTCGCTTCGACGACGAGTCCTGCCAGTTTCTTCGCGACCGCGCCATCGTCGACCAGGAGACGGCGGACTGGCTGGCCGACTACCGCTTCGGTGGCCAGATCTGGGGCTACCCGGAGGGTGAGATCTATTTCCCCGGCTCGCCGCTGGTCATCGTCGAGGGGAGCTTCGCCGAGGGTGTGCTGTTGGAGACGGTCCTGCTCAGCATCTACAACCACGACTCGGCGATCGCCTCCGCCGCCTCCAGGATGACGGCCATGGCCGGCGATCGGCCGTGCATCGAGATGGGCTCGCGACGCACCCAGGAGCTCGCCGCGGTGGCTGCCGCTCGGGCGGCCTACATCGCCGGGTTCAGCGCCACCTCCAACCTGGAGGCCGGACGTCGCTACCAGGTGCCCACCACCGGCACGGCGGCGCACTCCTTCACCCTGCTGCACAGCTCGGAGCGCGATGCCTTCGCGGCCCAGATCGACGCGCTGGGCGAGGACACCACGCTGCTCGTCGACACCTTCGACGTGTTCGAGGCCGTCCGCACCGGCGTCGAGCTGACCAACGGGCGGCTCGGCGCAGTCCGGCTGGACTCGGGCGACCTGGCACTGCTGGCCAAGCAGGTGCGTGAGCTGCTCGACTCGCTAGGCGCCACCAGGACCAGAATCATCGTCACCAGCGATCTGGACGAATGGAACATCGCCTCCCTGGCCGGTGCGCCCGTCGACGGGTACGGCGTCGGCACGGCCCTGGTGACCGGTTCCGGCCACCCGACATCAGGATTCGTCTACAAGCTGGTCGCCCGGGCCGAGAGCAGCGAACCGGACGCGCCGCTGGTGTCGGTGGCCAAGAAGAGCAGCCAGAAGATCTCCATCGGGGGCCGCAAGTTCGCCCTGCGGCGGCTGGACGCTGCTGGAGTGGCGCGGATGGAGCTGATCGGTGTCGGCGCTCCACCACCGGGTGATCACAACGACCGCCCGTTGCTGGTGCAGCTGGTCCGCGACGGCGAGATCGTCGGCAGCGAGACCCTCGAGGCGTCCCGGCAGCGGCACTTCAGGACCCGTGCCGAGCTGCCGATGGAGGCGCTGAAGATGTCCCGAGGCGAACCGGTGATCGAGACCCGGTTCCTCGAG
- the clpS gene encoding ATP-dependent Clp protease adapter ClpS, with protein MSEPDGPPVTPAGGTAIAERPAELVNAETPWVTIVWDDPVNLMSYVTHVFRSYFNYPKAKAHKLMLQVHQEGKAVVSSGSREEMERDVTAMHDYGLWATLDRTDA; from the coding sequence ATGTCCGAACCTGATGGCCCACCTGTCACCCCCGCCGGTGGCACCGCCATCGCCGAGCGGCCTGCCGAGCTCGTGAACGCCGAGACGCCGTGGGTGACCATCGTCTGGGACGACCCGGTCAACCTGATGTCCTACGTGACGCACGTGTTCAGGTCCTACTTCAACTACCCGAAGGCGAAGGCGCACAAGCTGATGCTCCAGGTGCATCAGGAGGGCAAGGCGGTCGTCTCCAGCGGCAGCCGTGAGGAGATGGAACGCGACGTGACGGCCATGCACGACTACGGCCTGTGGGCCACCTTGGACAGGACGGACGCGTGA
- a CDS encoding DUF2017 family protein, with protein MKKFRRRGGLLSTQLTSYEVDLLRSLVGQLVDMVSEGMPEPLEVEESDDPFARWAQDLQSDPDQPEMPEDPVLQRLFPNAYPHDPEASSDFRRYTERDLRAKKIAESQVVLRALEETENGARELQIRHEEVEEWLRTLTNLRLAVATRLGITDAESADELAELPEDDPRAFMMSVYDWLGFAQETMINAL; from the coding sequence GTGAAGAAGTTCCGGCGTCGCGGGGGACTGCTCTCGACGCAGCTCACCTCCTATGAGGTCGACCTGCTGCGGTCCCTGGTCGGCCAGCTGGTCGACATGGTGTCGGAGGGGATGCCCGAACCGCTCGAGGTCGAGGAGTCCGACGACCCGTTCGCGCGCTGGGCCCAGGACCTGCAGAGCGACCCCGACCAGCCCGAGATGCCGGAGGACCCGGTCCTGCAGCGACTGTTCCCGAACGCCTACCCGCATGACCCGGAGGCCTCCTCGGACTTCCGCCGCTACACCGAGCGTGACCTGCGGGCCAAGAAGATCGCCGAGTCGCAGGTGGTGCTGCGGGCTCTGGAGGAGACCGAGAACGGCGCGCGAGAGCTGCAGATTCGTCACGAGGAGGTCGAGGAATGGTTGCGGACCCTGACGAACCTCAGGCTGGCGGTGGCCACCCGGCTGGGCATCACCGATGCCGAGTCGGCCGACGAGCTCGCCGAGCTGCCCGAGGATGATCCGCGGGCCTTCATGATGAGCGTCTACGACTGGTTGGGGTTCGCCCAGGAGACGATGATCAACGCGCTGTGA
- a CDS encoding Mov34/MPN/PAD-1 family protein, with protein MLRISQAHVDAMVAHARADHPDEACGVITGPAGSDQPQRFVQMANADRSPTFFRFDPQEQFALYKQLDDLDEEIVVVYHSHTATEAYPSRTDISYASEPQAHYVLVSTAAAGAEEGPVEVRSYRIVEGAVTEEEIEIRE; from the coding sequence GTGCTGAGGATCTCACAGGCCCACGTCGACGCCATGGTGGCGCATGCCCGGGCCGACCATCCCGACGAGGCCTGCGGCGTCATCACCGGCCCCGCCGGATCCGACCAGCCGCAGCGGTTCGTCCAGATGGCCAACGCCGACCGGTCACCGACCTTCTTCCGTTTCGACCCGCAGGAGCAGTTCGCGCTGTACAAGCAGCTGGACGACCTGGACGAGGAGATCGTCGTCGTGTATCACTCGCACACCGCAACCGAGGCCTACCCGTCCCGGACCGACATCTCCTATGCCTCCGAGCCGCAGGCGCACTATGTGCTGGTGTCCACGGCCGCGGCAGGCGCCGAGGAGGGACCGGTGGAGGTGCGGTCCTACCGCATCGTCGAGGGTGCGGTGACCGAGGAAGAGATCGAGATCCGGGAATAG
- a CDS encoding MoaD/ThiS family protein: protein MAVEVRIPTILRTFTGGEKAVKGQGSTLHQVIDDLETRHPGIRERLVESDNLRRFVNVYVNDEDVRFTGGLGSPTADGDVVVVLPAVAGG from the coding sequence ATGGCTGTCGAGGTCAGGATCCCCACCATCCTCCGTACCTTCACCGGCGGAGAGAAGGCCGTCAAGGGCCAGGGCTCCACGCTGCATCAGGTGATCGACGACCTGGAGACCCGTCACCCCGGTATCCGTGAGCGGCTGGTGGAGTCCGACAACCTGCGGCGCTTCGTCAATGTCTACGTCAACGACGAGGACGTCCGGTTCACCGGCGGACTGGGCTCTCCGACCGCTGACGGCGACGTCGTGGTCGTGCTGCCCGCCGTCGCCGGCGGCTGA
- a CDS encoding PLP-dependent cysteine synthase family protein has translation MTRFASLIDSVGHTPLVGLPNLSPSAKVRLWAKLEDRNPTGSIKDRAALGMIRAAEADGTLRPGCTILEPTSGNTGISLAMAAKLAGYRLICVMPENTSVERKQILAMWGAEIVSSPAAGGSNEAVTVAKKLIAEHPDWVMLYQYGNRANADAHYETTGPEILADLPEVTHVVAGLGTTGTLMGIGRFMAEHKPEVKIIAAEPRYGELVYGLRNIDEGFVPELYDASYVSSRFSVGSRDAVRRVRELLEREGIFAGLSTGAIVHAALGQAAKAVKAGESADIVIIIADGGWKYLSTGAYDTDIDTAEEFLDGQVWA, from the coding sequence ATGACTCGCTTCGCCTCTTTGATCGACTCGGTCGGTCACACCCCGCTGGTCGGCCTGCCGAACCTTTCGCCGTCGGCGAAGGTGCGCCTGTGGGCCAAGCTCGAGGACCGCAACCCGACCGGCTCCATCAAGGACCGGGCGGCTCTCGGCATGATCCGCGCAGCCGAGGCGGACGGCACTCTGCGGCCCGGCTGCACCATTCTGGAGCCAACCAGCGGCAACACCGGAATCTCGTTGGCGATGGCCGCCAAGCTGGCCGGCTACCGGCTGATCTGTGTGATGCCGGAGAACACCTCGGTTGAGCGGAAACAGATCCTGGCCATGTGGGGAGCCGAGATCGTCTCGTCGCCGGCAGCCGGCGGCTCCAACGAGGCGGTGACGGTCGCCAAGAAGCTGATCGCCGAGCACCCCGACTGGGTGATGCTGTACCAGTACGGCAACCGGGCCAATGCCGACGCCCACTACGAGACCACCGGACCGGAGATCCTTGCCGACCTGCCGGAGGTGACCCACGTGGTCGCAGGCCTGGGCACCACCGGCACGCTGATGGGGATCGGGCGGTTCATGGCCGAGCACAAGCCCGAGGTCAAGATCATCGCCGCCGAGCCACGCTACGGCGAGCTGGTGTATGGCCTGCGCAACATCGACGAGGGTTTCGTCCCCGAGCTCTACGACGCGTCCTACGTCAGCTCGCGGTTCTCGGTGGGCTCCCGCGACGCCGTTCGCCGGGTTCGCGAACTGCTGGAGCGTGAAGGGATCTTCGCCGGGCTGTCCACCGGCGCCATCGTGCACGCGGCTCTCGGCCAGGCCGCGAAGGCGGTCAAGGCGGGCGAGTCCGCCGACATCGTGATCATCATCGCGGACGGTGGCTGGAAGTACCTGTCGACGGGAGCCTACGACACCGACATCGACACGGCCGAGGAGTTCCTGGACGGGCAGGTGTGGGCCTGA
- a CDS encoding NAD(P)/FAD-dependent oxidoreductase, whose translation MTSEQQTYLIVGGGLAAAKAAEAIRDRDTDGKIILVTTESELPYERPVLSKGYLLGSEERASAFVHDQQWYDEAGIEIRLGTTATAIDRAKHEVELDSGERLGYDKLLLATGSEPRRLNVPGADAAGVHYLRTIGDADAIKAVLESGVPLVVVGGGWIGLEVAAAAREHDLAVTVLELDELPLIAPLGREVAQVFADLHTEHGVRLLTHTGLKSIETADGRVTAVITAGHERIEAGAVVVGVGVAPRIELAKAAGLETDRGVLVDASLRSSDPDIFAAGDIAELDHPLMGKRVRVEHWAFANDSGPVAGQAMAGAEARFDSLPYFFTDQYDLGMEYIGLAGPGEADRVELVGDVPGRAFQAFWKSGDRVLAGMHVNLWDDGIDPIKQRVLDGLKS comes from the coding sequence ATGACATCGGAGCAGCAGACCTACCTCATCGTCGGCGGAGGGCTCGCGGCTGCCAAGGCAGCAGAAGCGATCCGTGACCGGGACACCGACGGCAAGATCATCCTCGTCACCACCGAGTCGGAGCTCCCCTATGAGCGGCCGGTGCTCTCGAAGGGCTATCTGCTCGGCTCAGAAGAGCGCGCCTCGGCCTTCGTCCATGATCAGCAGTGGTACGACGAGGCCGGGATCGAGATCCGGCTCGGCACTACGGCGACGGCCATCGATCGGGCCAAGCATGAGGTGGAGCTGGACTCGGGCGAGCGGCTGGGCTACGACAAGCTGCTGTTGGCCACCGGCTCTGAACCGCGACGGTTGAACGTGCCCGGCGCCGACGCGGCCGGGGTGCACTACCTGCGCACCATCGGCGACGCGGACGCCATCAAGGCCGTGCTGGAGTCCGGCGTGCCACTGGTGGTCGTCGGCGGCGGCTGGATCGGCCTTGAGGTCGCCGCGGCTGCCCGCGAACACGATCTCGCCGTTACCGTGCTCGAGCTGGACGAGCTGCCGCTGATCGCACCGCTCGGCCGAGAGGTGGCCCAGGTCTTCGCCGATCTGCATACCGAGCACGGCGTCCGGTTGCTGACCCATACCGGCCTGAAGAGCATCGAGACCGCCGACGGCCGGGTGACCGCGGTGATCACCGCTGGCCACGAGCGGATCGAGGCCGGGGCCGTGGTGGTCGGGGTCGGCGTGGCACCGCGAATCGAGCTGGCGAAGGCCGCCGGCCTGGAGACCGACCGCGGCGTTCTGGTCGATGCCTCGCTGCGCAGCTCCGATCCGGACATCTTCGCCGCCGGGGACATCGCCGAACTCGACCATCCGCTGATGGGCAAGCGGGTCCGGGTGGAGCACTGGGCCTTCGCCAACGACTCCGGCCCGGTGGCAGGACAGGCGATGGCCGGCGCAGAGGCCCGCTTCGACTCGCTGCCGTACTTCTTCACCGACCAGTACGACCTGGGAATGGAGTACATCGGCCTGGCAGGGCCGGGAGAGGCCGACCGGGTGGAGCTGGTGGGCGACGTCCCGGGCCGTGCCTTCCAGGCGTTCTGGAAGTCCGGTGACCGGGTGCTGGCAGGCATGCACGTGAACCTGTGGGACGACGGCATCGACCCGATCAAGCAGCGGGTGCTGGACGGGCTCAAGAGCTGA
- the murI gene encoding glutamate racemase, translated as MDTEVSSEAPIGIFDSGFGGLTVARAVIDQLPNEDVIYLGDTARAPYGDQPIASVREFALECLDHLVDQGVKMLVIACNSGSAAVLRDARERYRVPVVEVILPAARRAVAATRSGRVGVICTEATATSQAYDDAFAVAPQIELITAACPLFVSFVEAGVTGGPELLAVAQEYLRPLQEAGIDTLILGCTHYPLLTGVISLVLGDQVSLVSSAEECAKEVYATLTRRGLTHDLPRTARYRFLTTGSPDQFEGIGHRLMGGLVTDVQQFA; from the coding sequence GTGGACACCGAGGTGAGCAGCGAGGCACCGATCGGCATCTTCGACTCCGGCTTCGGTGGGTTGACCGTGGCCCGGGCGGTCATCGACCAGCTGCCGAACGAGGATGTCATCTACCTCGGTGACACGGCCCGGGCGCCGTACGGCGACCAGCCCATCGCGAGTGTCCGCGAGTTCGCCCTGGAGTGCCTGGACCACCTGGTGGACCAGGGCGTGAAGATGCTGGTGATCGCCTGCAACTCGGGCAGTGCCGCCGTCCTCCGGGACGCCCGCGAGCGCTACCGGGTGCCGGTGGTGGAGGTGATCCTGCCGGCCGCGCGACGCGCCGTCGCCGCCACCCGGTCCGGCCGGGTCGGGGTGATCTGCACAGAGGCGACGGCGACCTCCCAGGCTTACGACGACGCCTTCGCGGTCGCCCCGCAGATCGAGCTGATCACCGCCGCCTGCCCGCTGTTCGTCTCGTTCGTCGAGGCCGGAGTCACCGGGGGGCCCGAGTTGCTGGCCGTGGCTCAGGAGTACCTGCGGCCCCTTCAGGAGGCCGGGATCGACACCCTGATCCTGGGCTGCACCCACTACCCGCTGCTCACCGGCGTCATCTCTCTCGTCCTCGGTGACCAGGTCAGCCTGGTGTCCAGCGCCGAGGAGTGCGCCAAGGAGGTGTATGCGACGTTGACCCGTCGTGGCCTCACCCATGACCTGCCGCGGACCGCGCGCTACCGCTTCCTGACCACCGGCAGCCCGGACCAGTTCGAAGGGATCGGGCACCGGTTGATGGGTGGGCTGGTCACCGACGTGCAACAGTTCGCCTGA